In Cyclopterus lumpus isolate fCycLum1 chromosome 5, fCycLum1.pri, whole genome shotgun sequence, the genomic stretch tctgtcacacacattatacattatCTATTTACCTTCAATGTTATGTTGCAAGAGGTATTAACCTCATAAAGGCGCATAACTATGTCCGGTAAAGGTTTGGAGTTCATCCGGTTCAGTTCACAGGTGAAAAATAAGGCTGTGTTGAGTCCATTCCCTATATAAAATGACAATGAAAGTAAATATCCTTTCTTGCCTTTTTTGATCTTCAAAACCTTTTGTCAGACGTTTGACACAATGATTACGGACAACAACTACCTTAAATAACATGTTGAAGGCACTACGCCAGATTACCGAGCACACTAGCTTTTTCGTACTGTAGTTAAGTGTTGACACTACTGCTCTTTGAGCAAGACCTGACATGATGCAGGCATAACAGACTGAAAGAAgtatttcaacattttggaaaatatgtgTTCAACAATCCATTGTTCAGTTCAGCACACGATTCTTTAGCAACGGTTCGATTCATACCACTGTTAAATTATTGTATATGTAAATAAGAATAAATCCAAAGATGCTAAATTCAATATTCACATAATTATAATCCCCATTCATTGGACACGGTTTCTACTCGAGGCATAACTAATAAATTGAATCCGAGCGCTACCGGGGGCAATTGTCTATTTTGCAACATGATAACGACATGTAGCAACATATTCATCCTGCCCACCCACATAACGGGAAGAAGCTTGGCTAAAGGCTCATGATAaccatttttaaacaaaagtcaACACCAAGCAACTAAGTAAGGACACAGCAGAAATACAGATTAAAATGGTATCAATCTTATCGACGATCAAACTAGCCATTGAGTTTTACTCAACATCAAATATtacaccaaaagaaaaagaaaaatgcagtaCTGCTTTTGTTCAACCATCAGAATGTCATTTTTCAGTGTTGAAAACTgacatcattttatttcaaaacaGACATACCTTTCTCCTATGCAAACATGTTGAGCTTTCTATTAAACAATCACACTACCTTTTCCCTCTCACATTGTATCAATAACAAGatacagagatggagagaggaaaaaagggatAAATACATGGCGTCAGAGAAAAGATGCAAGGCAGGAAGAGGCTCCCATTAAGACCATACAGACTTTcacacatgttttaatttaaccCTTTACAAGATGTACTGTTGTTGGAGAGGAATGGAGAGAGTTTGAACCACCCCTGCTACAAAACTGTCGCTGGCATAGGGATGTTCGCGAAGTAGGCTGAAGAGGGTTtgatatattattgtattatctTCAGTTTATCTAATTATTGTATGAAAGCTAAAAACTATTGTCTTTGTATAGTATTATTGTGATTGTAGTAGTTTTAATAAGTGTAGTATAttacaaatgtaatattaacCATGACACCTTTCACACTGCATGTTGCCATGGGAATAGATTGACTATTATTTCCCAAAAAAGCATAATGCACAGTAACAATTCATCACACTGCTCTCATATAAACCACAagtacacatgaacacatactcAGGTTAGGTAACAACAATGGACAGGGTTGCAAAGGTGCAAATGTTAAATATTGAAGAAATAGTGGGGTTCAGCTGAAAGGGACTGAATGTGCTCACATTCGTGAAAAAAGAGGTTCTAGAGTTTGGGTGTGGGATGTGCTGGGCCATGACTGAGCAAACAAAATGGGGTGCAGGCGGGTGGAAAGAACCAGTAAAGGAACGGAGAGAGTGGGTGGAGAGGGGGGCAGAACATTAAGGAAAACAGGGAGGGGAGGAACATGTTTTTACAAAGTGTTTGTCAAAGTCTCCTTCAGTCCTGACCACActctgtgagagagaggggacaaggagggcgATCCTCTGTGaccaggtaggtgtgtgtgtgtttgtatgcctacatgcatgtgtgtgaacatgtgtctgtctgtctggctctGTGGTATTTATCTACCTTATAAGAGATGAATAAACATGTGATGATAGAGACATATTTTAGTCtgagttgtttttattctggAAATCAGAGGGTAATTATTGGATATTGTCTAACAATTTTGGGGCAGCAGTGAGAACCATGAACAAAGCTGGCATTCACGTatagattttttctttttttaatgcttccTCTCTGGATTCCCTGTGGATTAAGACTCCCAAGAATCTACCACTCTGCAGCCAGTTACATTTCTAAAACAAGTCAGTAAGCTGCACGGTACCTTTGGCTGGTCATAGCATCTTCTGATTGCAAGTTCTGATTttcaaaagttatttttcatgACTTTTTAATGTCTAAATTAACATTTCCTTCATCTATTTATGCAAATCCAGTCCCTCTAGCCCACATTTTATAAGTGAGAAACttgtgaaaatataaaatataactgtCTATAAGAAGTTTACTGTATATGTTTCACAATGAACAGTCAATATAGCCCAATTAACAAAgtgtgaattaattaatttctattttgtgctgctttgtctctttgtctttgtctctgttaGATTACAGTGAACATTTGTGTGACTGTGAccatgtgtgtggtggttgtcttcctcttgtctgcCCTGCTGCCACTCTCTTGCTCCCATGAACGGGACCCATTCGCCTGGCTGTACGGCCCGCATAGCCTAAGATTTGGCTCCCTGCAGGCAGACACTACAGGAGGGGAATGTCCAGATGAGTGTGACTGCCCGCCCTCCTTCCCAGTCGCCATGTACTGTGATGGGCGGGGCCTCACAGCCATGCCAACCATCCCTTCCCGCATGAAATACTTGTACCTCCAAAACAATGCCATCACAGCTGTGCCCGACTCAGCTCTAGTAAATGCAACCAATCTGGTGTGGCTCATGATGCACTACAACCAACTGACATCTGACGCCATTGGCAAGAAGGTAAACTTACATCTGGTGTTAGTCAGATCCAGCCACACATGTGCGCTCAGAGCATGAAAGGGGAATGCTGGTCTAAATGGTTGTCAGATGGCTGGCAGGTGGCTAAGTAAGTTTAATGTTACAAAGAAAAAAGTAATGATTATATTGCTACATGTGTGATGTAACATAGGGTGGGCTTTTTCTGCATTTGGACATGTGGATCTTAGTTTAAAATCCAActgaaatgaatacaaaataaaaataattctcTGCTCAGCATACATATGTGTTGAGTAAATCAAACAGGTGACATTTATGTGTTGGTTTCATGAGACCTTTGTATTAATCCATCGTAATACCTTTAGTTCTCGTCCTGCTGTGCAAAATCCCTCCCTATTACTTTATAGTGCACTACATTTACTGTACgtcattttatttgattgtcCGAATGTGTAAACAGTCACGGTTGTTATGGGCAACCAACTCTTGGCCTTTGATTGCCATCAGTGGTAACCATTTTTGTTCATATAAAAATAGagacagcaaacagaaaaatcccaaaataaataaaatgttaatatttgttGCAAGACAGTGCTGGAGGTGACAATGCTGAACATGTATTGGTGAATTTACTCATAGAAATCTGTTTGAGAGAATGGGGAAGCACATTTTTGGCTGTGGCATGAAAAGTTTGACAAACCTGTCAACATTTCAAACAAATGTGAAAACGGATTAAATTGACAAAGATGAAcccaaacaaaaaactaaaaggaaaTGTCTGAAGTCTTGTGCTGGATGTGAAATCCTACTGCAAAGAGTGTAAGCCACATTGATAAAAGACGCATCAAATTCACTAGTTTAACATAGCACATCCCACAGAACCACAGGCACTGGAGCTCGAAGCAATGAGTATGACATGATGAGGTGAAGGCTGCACAGCAATGGCACACCCATTGATGAACACTGCCATTCACAAGATGAGCATCAATAAGCTGAGGTATAACTGCACAGTATCTTGATTACTCAAAATGTAAGGTGTCTATAAATGGCAACTATAATTTCAGTTTCGGCAACCAAAAGCTGATGCCTGGTTCCAGCCTGGCAAACTTTTTTGAGAGTTGGTGTTAAACCCTGAGTGCCCTCATAATTCCACAATGGAACTAAAAAAGTAATAACCATTGCATGTGAACTACTTCTTGCAGCAGCTGGCAGGTAATCAAACACTGATTTGGATATttccacaattaaaaaaaataaataatacattttaataacaaaagaaatatgaacaaTTAATTTTAAATAACACTGGCACTGTTCTTGACTGCAAAAAGGGATATTTTAGTCAGACCTTTTAACACTGATGAGCTGCTACTCTGCTACTCAGGGAGTTGTTCATTCTCAAAATCATTTTGCAGGCATTTCAACAGTTGAATGGACTAGAACGTTTATATCTGCAACACAACAATTTGACTGCCTTTCCTTCAAATCTCCCTCGTACCCTGCAAGACCTGAGAATCAACCACAACAAGATTGAAAAGGTAATGTTTTGCATAGTTTTGATATTCATTCATCTCCGTTCTCTTTGAATGTTTTGGCTATACATCACAGACATTAGACTTCAGAAGTATATCTATGGTTGCCTAGGTAACACCTGCAGACCTGGAGGGAATGGATAACCTCACTATTCTGTATCTCCATGACAACGCTGTCACAGACATGGGCACGTCACTGAAGGCACTCAAATCCCTCACATTGCTGGAGATCAGTGGTAACAAGTTGACAAAGGTAattgtatgtatctgtgtgtttgcaaaTGTCTCATGAAGTGAATCTGCAATCCTATcacaatattttctttaaacttATCCCAGGTCCCAGAGGCACTCCCCGAACATCTGCACCAGCTCTACCTGGAATTCAACTCCATTGATTCTCTACCAGAGGGTTTCCTGGGCCAGTTCACTCAGCTGCAGTACATCAGGATCGCTCACAATCAGCTAACAGACAAGGGTATCCCTGCCAACACCTTCAATGTGACTGGGCTGGTGGAGCTGGACCTGAGCTTCAATAAACTGGAGCGAATCCCTCCAGTGAGCACCACACTACAGCATCTCTATCTGCAAGCCAACCAGATCAAAGGTAACATAAAATACAGGTGTTTTTTAAGCAATTCTGTAGCCTACacacgtctttaaaaaaataaataaatgtaaaagcaaTTTATAGAGGTTATTAAAGGGCCTGAACACTATCAATCAGCTTCTTTCTATGAACAATTGAGTTCTGCATAAACCGTTTTGGTATGTGCCCCTCACACTGCTTCTGTGCACCAATAAGGATTTAGCAACagttaaaatatacaaatagaaatatacataaaatacatatgAAATAAAAACCAGACAGTTGTGGAGTTGTTTTGGTGTTTCACgccactgtcaatcaaatctgatcaaacCACCCACATACAGTCCTGATGGAGattgacaaaacaaatgaagaataaatgaaaaactttaaatacaaatttgtgtttatttagtcatgaatatatttaattttatggCGAAAATAATTTTGACCACTTGTAGCAGCAGTTTCATTTCTTACTGATATATTGTGTAGGTGCTGAGATGTTGGCTGTTTCGAGTACTTAGGGAAGACACAAATTCTTTACCACCTCCCCATCTGCCCCATTAGAGTTCACTCTGGGTAGTTTCTGCAGCGTTGTGGATGTGACCAACTTCTCCAAGCTACGGACACTGCGACTGGATGGAAATGAGATCAGTCGCCAGGACATCCCAACTGAGTCAACCCGATGCTTGCGCCTGACTTCCAGCATTGAGGTCTAACCTCCACACGCGACTGTACCATTCCATTTCACCGCACTGCATTTGGTCATTCATCACCCGTGAAAGCAACAAATCAGTGGAACACCCTACATGACGTGATGAAGCGCTGCAGCTCtatcagcacttttaaaaatcaTTTGAAAGCTGGTCAGCGCTTTACTCAATGAGCAAAATTATTATGGtttgtattacttacttttaatgttttttattacttacttttaatgtttttcatttcttacttttaatgtgctgtactgtagctttgcattgtgtgttcCTCTTACCACATATAATGTTGTATTGTTTCTTATGCTATTGTTTTAAgtttgttatggtctgtcaagggactacagatgcaaattagctgtagctacaatctggtacagtgcatcaaatggtgacatttatgttttaactgtacatggtctgtacaaataaagaaatatacaatctatatatatttaaaaaaaatatatatatatatatatatatatagattaaaacATCTATATATAGCCAATATCAACAGCAAGTGGCAGCAATTATTACTGCAAGATTCACTATTCACATTACAGTGAAAAGCAAAGGTTGCCATATGGTTGTTTACATGACAGTGGTTATACAGCAATTGGAGAAGTTGTATTGCAGATATTTCACATTTCGATGggcattttcttttgaaaaagttaaactttaaatgattttccttcacacatctggacacATGGCCACATCTTGTTTTACTTGATTAAAGCAACTACAAGGAACTTTTACTTTGTGCTTATTTTGCCGGTCCCCGTAGACTTCAGTTTCCAAGCACCTGAGTCcattatagaaaaaaaactaattttaatGCAACAAGGTCTGACAATCTGCACCAGATTGCACaagaataatgttaaataaaagtaaatgagGCTTTTGCCACAACATACAGGGCATAAGCCTAATATAATAACTCTAAAAGCCacatatgattttttttttttttacgtattGAAAATAATCTGACCCTGATCCTCTTTATGTCGCTCTGAGGATCAATGTTCTTTTTAATCGGTATTTTTAATCTCTCTTCCTACAATGCATGCcttccattgttttgtttgaaaatgtgaacattatgtattatgtatgatgtgaattgttttatttcaaaacatTAGCTGTACTAGAAGCACAACGATATCTTCATCACTTCTCTGGCAACCATTTCCCAGTGATACTTTATTGCAGTTGGGtgcattgttttttctttgtgacaAAATTGCTGAATGATTGTTTCTGTAGAGGATCATCTTGTTTCACAGAGAAATCCACTTTCCTTAGAAACACAGATTGATCTCTGTACCATGTGAATAATATACCCATACTGTAATGAATACAGTATgggtatttatacacataagTACCGTGAACATTGGGTGAATGAAGATTCTTGAGTTACTGTATGATTTACATAGATTGTTATTATGCTGACAAATGTTTTAGGTTTACAAGCCTAttgcataataaataaaagctgtgctaaaaaataaaagaacactgtactttttgtcttttaatagtACATCCTGTATTTGTAGTGCACTGCATTTtactgtctttgtgtgtatgtgtgtgatgtgggTTTGATTCAGTGATTTTATGGACTAAGTATTGATTCAAAAAGTAGAAACAGAAGAGCACCATAATATAGTTGGTTCGGAACAGAGTCAGCTTTTGTTCACACTGAAATGATGCAGCTCTCTGTTGAATTAAGGCTTATCTAGACACTGTTAAATACACACAGGCACTTGTTAAAGGTTAATGTGAAGGTTATGAGGAATTTTATACAACATAACCGTAGAATACATTTACATGCCTACAGTATGAGGATTTTCAAAGACTACAGATTTTCTGCTCACTGTATATGGTGACTTCCTGCTCCAAATCTAAGTTATGTGTAAGGTAGAATGTCAGGAAAGAAATTTGGACTATTCAGATGTTGTCATGAGTGGAAAATACACAATGTGGACAATAACGCATTAGAGGCAACAAGTAAAGACTTAAGCTTAAAGCGActcaaaacatctttaaaagcaCTGCAAATTAATGAGGCAGATGTTTGTAATGTTGTCATGAGGTGAAAATACACAATGTGGACAATAACTCCTTAGAGCACAGCCATACAATTAAGAATTCAACCAGCCAAGAACACAGATGTTAAACAGTTGAGTTCCCTTGACTCTCCCCCAAGACCTGTTGCCATGGGAGACCCTATCAGAATACACAGCTCTCTCACTGCTGGCATCGTGCCGGCAGAACGCCCTTCACAGATGGGTCTATAATGTTTTCCTCCATCACTGTGTTTTGTAATCTGTGGCCACATGCCAGCAGATATCGTCATTAAAACTGACGTATATTACAGGTTTCCAGCGGTTAGGTGGTGGGCACACGTAACTGACCAAAAAATTGCTCAGACACCTAATGAGCACCAAGTGGAGCACACGCCCTGTCTGTGGGAAGGCCATAAGGCCAGCGAAAACAACTGATACTATTCACTCTATACTCAAAACAAGCCAGTGTTATCTGTCTTTCAATACGAGGGATTACGAGAAAATCCGTTACTGTAAATAAGGCATGCATTATATCAGTGTCACAGCCACCTCGAGCAACAAAGCTCTGTTCAAAAGCCGGAATAAGGACAacccaaatatgttttttgacAAATATGGTAAAGACGATCAACcgtagaaataaaaaatgtttgtctggcaaaatactatatatatatttgaggaCATATATTTGAGGACATCTTGGCCCAAAGgacttttaaacattaaactttGACATTATGGtggcatttgtatttttattaattaagaTTATTGATATTTTAACATATAAGACACAAAGTGAAAGTGGTGGCTTGTAGCGATAAATCCACATTAAATTCCCATCAGACTGCAGCTCTTATATCTATGCAGTATTTTAGTGACTCACGGCTCACAACAACACTGTTCTGGTTCAGTCTTATCGCTCTCACAACATGGTTTTCGTCTACAGCAGGCAGATGTTTCCCACTTACACCACCTGGACAGAGTTAGTGACAAGCCTGTGAACATAGTAGAGCATTCAGCTTGTAAAAAGACAGATATTTCATTCAGCAGTTCAAAACAGAGGTAAAAGGAAACACATGAATGCTATGTTGCACTGTAAATGCTGAATTGGCCAACTGTTTGGCCTGTTTGCCATATCTACATAAAATGTGATGTTGGTGATAGGTTCACCACTTGTTTGTGTCCAACAAATCTATAATTGCACACTCAAGGAAGAACTATTCATCATTTGAAGACAACCCATTAAAAAAACTTGTGGAGAAAGTGCCAGAATACACTTATAAACTGTTGATACCTTCTTACATGAAAGTAATTCATTAAACACACTTGACCCttttttggatgtgtgtgtgttcatctatGACTATTACCATAAGTGTAATAGGTGTTGTATTAATCCGTTGATTAATGGGTAAAGCAGGACTTTTTCAGTCATGTGATCTGACATGGTTGTGGTCATCATGAGGTGGTGATTATGAGTGACACAAATGTGCGTATGCTAACAGCACAGTGATTATGTGAAGATGTCACCAACCGAAATTAGATCTATCCATCAACAAGTGGCTTTAGGGAGTATTTGTTAAGATGTGGTTACTAGTGGAGTCCCTTACctgagtcaaacacacacacacacacgcacacacacacacacgggcacatgcacgcacacatgcatgcacacatacacacaaacacacacacattacatcaaCTGTTTTGTCTATTTATCAATACTGAGGATATAATGATGGTATCACTCCTAACACAATCTGAGGTGAGCAGTCACATTTTTGCAGAATGATATAATTCAGCATCATAGGAAATATCAGTGTCAGAGATACTGACCTAATACAGAAAGCAACACTAACCAGCTCTATATCAGATTGAGTGGgtataatgttgatgttttaatgtttaatgtcatCAAGAGGAGAACATAATTTACTAATGTGCATTAAACAGAGATTctagtttaaaaatataatttgcacAAATGCAACCAGCTTAGCAGTGTTGTGGGGGGGAGTGTACAGGTCAGGTGATTGGTTAGAAAACATCACTCCATTGTCTGTCAGGGGGCTTTAAACCAGAGCAACC encodes the following:
- the fmoda gene encoding fibromodulin a; amino-acid sequence: MCVVVVFLLSALLPLSCSHERDPFAWLYGPHSLRFGSLQADTTGGECPDECDCPPSFPVAMYCDGRGLTAMPTIPSRMKYLYLQNNAITAVPDSALVNATNLVWLMMHYNQLTSDAIGKKAFQQLNGLERLYLQHNNLTAFPSNLPRTLQDLRINHNKIEKVTPADLEGMDNLTILYLHDNAVTDMGTSLKALKSLTLLEISGNKLTKVPEALPEHLHQLYLEFNSIDSLPEGFLGQFTQLQYIRIAHNQLTDKGIPANTFNVTGLVELDLSFNKLERIPPVSTTLQHLYLQANQIKEFTLGSFCSVVDVTNFSKLRTLRLDGNEISRQDIPTESTRCLRLTSSIEV